A single genomic interval of Salmo trutta chromosome 13, fSalTru1.1, whole genome shotgun sequence harbors:
- the LOC115205876 gene encoding serine/threonine-protein phosphatase 2A 65 kDa regulatory subunit A beta isoform yields MAGADGDDSLYPIAVLIDELRNEDVQLRLNSIKKLSTIALALGVERTRTELLPFLTDTIYDEDEVLLALAEQLGNFTMLVGGPEYVHCLLPPLESLATVEETVVRDKAVESLRKISQEHSPVDLEVHFEPLVKRLASGDWFTSRTSACGLFSVCYPRVSSTVKAEIRQHFRTLCSDDTPMVRRAAASKLGEFAKVLELDYVKSDIISLFTALASDEQDSVRLLAVEACVSIASLLPQEDLETLVMPTLRQAAEDKSWRVRYMVADKFSELQKAVGPEITKNDLVPAFQNLLKDCEAEVRSAAAKKVKEFCENLPEDSRETIIMTHILSCVKELVSDTSQHVKSALASVIMGLSTILGKDNTVEHLLPLFLAQLKDECPEVRLNIISNLDCVNEVIGIRQLSQSLLPAIVELAEDAKWRVRLAIIEYMPLLAGQLGVEFFDEKLNTLCMAWLIDHVYAIREAATCNLMKLVEKFGAEWAQNTIVPKVLGMANDPNYLHRMTTLFCINSLSEACGQDITTKHMLPVVLKMSNDQVANVRFNVAKSLQKIGPVLDSSALQTEVKPVLEKLATDTDMDVKYFAQEAIRVLALA; encoded by the exons ATGGCAGGAGCTGATGGAGATGATTCTCTCTACCCCATCGCCGTGCTCATTGACGAGCTTCGTAATGAGGATGTGCAG CTGCGACTGAACAGCATCAAGAAGCTGTCTACCATCGCACTGGCCCTGGGAGTGGAGAGGACCCGCACTGAACTCCTCCCCTTCCTCAcag ACACCATCTATGATGAGGATGAGGTGCTTCTTGCCTTGGCTGAGCAGCTGGGCAACTtcaccatgctggtgggaggccCTGAATATGTTCACTGTCTGCTG CCGCCGCTGGAGAGCCTGGCTACCGTGGAGGAAACGGTTGTGCGAGACAAGGCGGTGGAGTCTCTGCGTAAGATCTCCCAGGAGCACTCTCCTGTGGACCTGGAGGTGCACTTTGAGCCCCTGGTGAAGAGGCTGGCCAGTGGTGACTGGTTCACCTCCCGCACCTCCGCCTGTGGCCTGTTCAGCGTCTGCTACCCCCGCGTGTCCAGCACCGTCAAGGCTGAAATACGCCA GCATTTCCGCACTCTGtgctcagatgacactcccatgGTGCGCCGCGCCGCAGCGTCCAAGCTTGGGGAATTCGCCAAGGTTCTGGAGCTGGACTATGTCAAGAGTGACATCATCTCCCTCTTCACCGCGTTGGCCTCTGATGAGCAG GACTCAGTGCGCCTGCTGGCCGTGGAAGCCTGTGTGAGCATCGCCTCGCTGCTGCCCCAGGAGGACCTGGAGACCCTGGTGATGCCCACCCTGCGCCAGGCCGCCGAGGATAAGTCCTGGAGGGTCCGCTACATGGTGGCTGACAAGTTCTCTGAG CTCCAGAAAGCAGTGGGCCCAGAGATCACCAAGAATGACCTCGTCCCAGCCTTCCAGAACCTGCTCAAGGACTGTGAGGCTGAGGTCCGATCCGCTGCCGCCAAAAAGGTCAAGG AGTTTtgcgagaaccttccagaagacaGCAGAGAGACCATCATCATGACTCACATTTTGTCCTGTGTCAAG GAACTGGTGTCTGACACCAGCCAGCACGTGAAGTCTGCCCTGGCCTCTGTCATCATGGGCCTGTCCACCATCCTGGGTAAAGACAACACAGTGGAGCACCTGCTGCCTCTGTTCCTGGCCCAGCTCAAGGATGAG TGCCCTGAGGTGCGCCTCAACATCATCTCCAACCTGGACTGTGTCAACGAGGTGATCGGCATCCGCCAGCTCTCCCAGTCGCTGCTGCCTGCTATCGTGGAGCTGGCCGAGGACGCAAAGTGGAGGGTCCGCCTGGCCATTATCGAGTATATGCCCCTGTTGGCCGGACAGCTG GGAGTGGAGTTCTTTGATGAGAAGCTGAACACCCTCTGCATGGCATGGCTCATTGACCACG TATACGCTATCCGCGAGGCAGCCACCTGTAACTTGATGAAGCTGGTGGAGAAGTTTGGAGCTGAGTGGGCCCAGAACACCATCGTGCCCAAGGTGCTGGGTATGGCCAACGACCCCAACTACCTGCACAGGATGACCACGCTCTTCTGCATCAAT TCGCTGTCTGAGGCCTGTGGCCAGGACATCACCACTAAGCATATGCTGCCCGTGGTCCTCAAGATGTCCAACGACCAGGTGGCCAATGTGCGCTTCAATGTGGCCAAGTCCCTCCAGAAGATAGGCCCTGTCCTGGACAGCAG TGCCCTGCAGACCGAGGTGAAACCGGTCCTGGAGAAACTAGCCACAGACACCGATATGGATGTTAAGTACTTTGCCCAGGAAGCAATACGTG TTCTGGCCCTGGCATAA